The following DNA comes from Papaver somniferum cultivar HN1 chromosome 4, ASM357369v1, whole genome shotgun sequence.
AGTCACCCTCTTCTGTTTGAGTATGAGTTTTTACTTTTTACTCCTGTTTTTGTTTGAGTTTCAAATGTCTAAAAGGGATTACATAAATGCACAATTTAGTTTGAGAGTTCTTGATTGATTGAAGTGTTGCATCAaccaagaagaagatggttgtatCCTGAGAGACGAACGCCAATTAATCCTAAGGCATCATTGTGGGGGCGTAATCGTTTTAAGGACATAGAGAATTTCTCTAGCCTCAATCCACCGTTTGCTATTTCTAATCTCTATTCTCTGTCCTTTGATTTCTAATTACTACTGTTGTCCTTTGATTTCTAATTACTACTGTGAATGAATGCTTGGTTTTCTTTAATTTAGTGATTATTGTATTCAATTGAGTGCATAAGCAGTTGGGTTTTGTTTGAATAAACCAAACTTTACAATTGTGGTAAACGTTTGAGTTGAACTGCACAGTTTTGGTGCTAACAAAGTGTTTGTGTTATGTCTCTGTGGGTTGTAATAAAAATGTACATCATTGACATTATGTCTTAACTAACTTGTTCACTGTATTATTACTTAGTATATTTTCCAACAGTTTTAGTAACAGAACATAGATAGGTTCGATATTACAGGTAGGCACATACTCTTGACTGACAACAGTTCAAGTCATGCACCTAATTACAATACTTTATATCATCTGAGAAGTATAGACTCCAAATAAGTACGATGATATCATATGCTATCTAACTTAAGCCACTGAGCTATACTAGGGATTCCTTCATTGACAACAGTGAGCATATAGTAACCAGAAGGTGCAACAACAGGATTAGGTGGTGCTACTAAAACTGCATTGGTCCATCCGCTTCTTTCTCTAATCATAGTCTTGCACCTTAACCTCAACATCCTCTGATTCATTGATATCGAGTGTGTCGTGAATGGTGGTGCATATATATTGAAATTCACCACCTTCCCAGGTGTCCTTGCAATCCTGAATCTGATGGTAAAGTCTTCCCCGTACCTGACACTGTCCTGAAGGTTTATTGACACGCTACTAGGTCTTATCGAATGGTACGAGCGATCCATATAGTGCGGAGTGAAGGCCTGCAACCTTAATTCAGTTGGAAAAGCTACATTTCTAAATGTATAATTCCTATTTGGGTTCCCTCCTGCAACTAAAACCCTTCCATCAGGAAGAAGAAGAGCTGAAGAGTGATAAAGTCTAGGTATTTTTGTAGCCTTGAGAACAGAAAACCTACGACCCCATTTCTTCTTTGGGCTATAGAGGTATGGCTCAAGGGAAGGGCGTACCGCATTATTCCATCCACCAGCTCCTCTGGCTCCATTTATAATCAACATCTGGCCTGTTGGAAGTAAATCATGTCGTTTAAAAGGCGAGGTGCAGGCATATGTTCCATTCCCACTTGTGATTCCCCTGAAATACATTCTTCCACAATTATTGAGAGCCTTGAGGAATCTTCCACCTCTTGCAGCTTCATAAGCTCCTCGGAGGAACCCCCACATACGATAACTTCAACCTTTTGAAACCCCATCCTTGTAATTTAGAGGGAGCATTACCGAAGAACCTGAACTCGGGTAGTTCCTAGCTCCATCCCCAGGTATTCTAGGATAGGTCTTCATCACTCTATTTCGCCTATAATCCAAAAGAATGGAGTCACGGTTCGCGAAGATGAATAAATTACCATCtgaagaaagatgaagaaaagGGTATAGATTGTTTCCATCTTCCCCGCTATCGTATGTCCTTTGTAAGAAAGgaagagaaaaagatctctcGTTCCGAGAAAATTTAGGCACGAATTCATAAGTGAAAACATCTTTTCCACCAACAACAATAACTCGGTCTGATGGAAGCCTCTGATCTGAAGCATACCATCGATTACTCATCAAGGAGTTACTTGATTGTATCCAACTGCATTGGCGATTTGTGCAAGGGTGGAAGTATCGGATTCTTCGATAACCATTACCATGTCCACCAGTCTGAAGAAGTgttccattgctcaaaaaggcACCAGAGGAACACCATGTATCAGTCTGAAGTGGTAATGCCCTGATCTTATTGGCATTAATATCATATTCAACAGAGTGAGCCCAGCAAGTGGAGTCATGGACATTTGAGGAAGAACAAACTGCCCCTCTATATCTTCTTCCACGTAGAAGGTAACCAGATTGACCTGTTTCCGTCTGATCCAACATCAAAACCGTGTTTCGGTGGGTTAACGTCATGTGCATGGCAACCACACCAGTACTGTTGAGGAGAACTTTCCACCGCCCCATCTTAGCTCCAGATATTCTAGTGTTGCCTCTTGGCGATCTTGTGTTAGCTCCTGGCAATCTTGGGCGAGTTCCTGGTGTTCTGGCGTGAGCTCCAGGTGCTCTTGTGTGAGCCGCTGGTGTTCTTCTCCTGGGTTTTGATGGTCTACTAACTGCACTAGTAAAACCAACATGTTGCAGAGAAAAGAACAGTAGAGCAGTGATGAAACagaaattgaagacgaagaagggtTTTCTCAGTACTGCCATTTTTTGGAGAGTCGTAGAATAAACTTAATGTTGATCAGACTGAATATCAGAAAGGATTCAATTTATAGAGTGGCTTCTTGCAACTCCAGGTCTTAAGGAGATCATGCTCTTAGAGGTTGGTTCATCCTTTTGGAACTGAACAGAAATTTCATCCTTAATGTCGTCTAGTTTCGTGCCCACACTCTTTGACACTTGCACATATAGATGCCTAACAACATGGGTTAAATTACTTCCACAATGTTATGATCCTAATTTAACTCTTTCACACTTGCACATAGCCAGTGTACTGAAAATCCCTTAAATCCCAATATAATTAGCAGAGGAAAGATTTTAGCTGGAAAATACTAtataaaaattccaaaaaccttGCATAATCAGTAATTCAGTATACAAAAGGAAATCAACTCCTTCATTTTCTGTCTAAAGTACGGTTTTTTTAAGCATGCCAAAACGATGGCCAAACTGAGATTACAGGCGgagcaaccaaaaaaaaaatcactctaGGAAGAAGACCAGAATGTACAAGTTATGTTGATGATAAACAAAAAGGATTTAAGAACTCCAAGAACTGAAATATTCACAAGGCAACACATAGTTAACACCTAGATACATCTGGATCATCCAGGACATAATATTCCAACCCTAACAACACCAAGGTAACAGAATTACAAAAGAATCTTGTACTGATTAGAGAAGGCTGTGGGCAAGTACCCGAAGAAGGAGTATCATCAACAAGAGTTTCAGTAAAGCTTTATTCTGGTTTGTATAGAAGCTCGACAAATTGGACATAATTGCAAATCTTGCCCACATTCACAACATGTCTGGCAACAAAGATACAAAAAAACAAGAATTAACATATTAGTAACTTTAAAAGTTGAAGAATCAGTGCAGATTATAACCAAAATGACAAACAAACTGAGTAGGCAAAGACAATACAGCACAGATATTCAACCTGATGTCCACAGCCGAACGCCATATCCTTAGGGTTGCTAAGGCAAATAGGGCAAACCTGTTTTGGATCAATATGAAAAAATTAATATCCAGCTCAAAATGTATTATTAGCGCTATCATCACAAGTCGACCTTCCGTATTCCAGAAACGCGTAGCCTAAACAAGACCAAAGCAAAGGCTCCACAAAGTCACTTCATACCTGATGATCAAGGAAGACTTTCAGGTGGCGCTGTTGTGCCCATAGACATTTGCGGTCTGGATATGGGGGTGCACTTTGCTGGGATCCAGCTTCGAGTTTAAATGAGATGAATCATATAAAGTTGAAACTCTCTTAAAATGCCTCATGTGCGAAGGTGTGAACTGTAGACAGGTGGCGGAAGAGCTCCTTGGGGGAGACCCCTGCCCGACGACTGCTTGAAACACGAAGAAGGCACCGCGAGAGTAAGTATTAGGCTTCTTTTTTTAGCCAGAAAAAGACTACATGACACTAACAAAGCAGTGAGACAGAACTCACGAACCTAGAAAAGTAGCATCATTATTACCCCAATATATTAAGTTCCATTGTTGCTTTGTATTGAGTAGGTATCTCCATCAAAGCTGTGAGCGCAAACTCTGTCTCTTTTCTAGATTCAGCCATGTTCTTAGACATAATCTCTGTAAAGTTCACAAACTGGACATGATACAAACAATTGAGCACGGGCACAGAAGATGGAAACACCCAGAGAAAGAGAAAAAGTGCAGGGAAACGGCTTGAATGATGTATGGCATCTGCTACTGCTTACTTGAAAATTATCGAAAGCCCGAGCAGGAATATTATCATCGAATTCCTTCATCATATCCCAAGGACCATCTCCAACCCCAACTAAAATAATTGATAGTGGGTACTCGCTGTAATAACAATAATAAGATCATCTCAATTATAGAACGGAAGACTCATGAACCTAGTCATCTAGAGGAATCATATAGAAACCTACCTCGCTTTTACAATTGCTTCAACAGTCCTTTGCTCCTGCTGACTTAGCTGCCCATGCGCAGTGTCAACACTTCTAGTTACCTAAAATCCATAGCCTCCATGAGAAATATATTCACGTTCAGATGGAAAAGATAGTCTACAAGATAATGGATCAGTAAAACTGATGTTTGGAACTTAAAGAGTATTTTGACACTGCTTGGTGAACAAAGTTATCCATGACGTCCGAAAATCTTAAATACTATAAATGACTGGATGTAAGAACGTCAACATGAATACTATGAGCTCATATTCTACCAGCAGATACCTTCTCATGGTTCAACAACCAACATTTATCAAATTAATATAAGTTCTTTCTACAATATATACCTGCCCATCAGCAATTATCACCAAAACATGGTACTGACCCCCACTTTGCTCGACAATAGTCATAGCCATTTCGATAACAGGGGCAAATGACGTCGGTCCTATGCC
Coding sequences within:
- the LOC113273098 gene encoding E3 ubiquitin-protein ligase RGLG1-like, giving the protein MGGKTSREESYFQQHPSFSTSSGTWEQRYPSQSNYGGTPQPHHGYAPQQPAYQPPQTAYAYPPAAQSQPPQPAYTYPPEAQSQPGNRKLDRRYSRIADNYNSLDEVTEALARAGLESSNLILGIDFTKSNEWTGKISFNRRSLHHIGDVKNPYEQAISIIGRTLPAFDEDNLIPCFGFGDALTHDQDVFSFYPEERLCNGFEEALSRYRELLPQIRLAGPTSFAPVIEMAMTIVEQSGGQYHVLVIIADGQVTRSVDTAHGQLSQQEQRTVEAIVKASEYPLSIILVGVGDGPWDMMKEFDDNIPARAFDNFQFVNFTEIMSKNMAESRKETEFALTALMEIPTQYKATMELNILGRRAGVSPKELFRHLSTVHTFAHEQSAPPYPDRKCLWAQQRHLKVFLDHQVCPICLSNPKDMAFGCGHQTCCECGQDLQLCPICRASIQTRIKLY